A region from the Rosa rugosa chromosome 6, drRosRugo1.1, whole genome shotgun sequence genome encodes:
- the LOC133716576 gene encoding uncharacterized protein LOC133716576, with the protein MDMDVLSWNCRGICNDTTTRALKDLISQNRPQIVFLCETKISLLSDFNALRAALGFPHASEVLSNGLSGGLGMFWTDDVQATIGTVSAHHMDLFADCGVGNPRWRLTGFYGYPRTGDRDRSWQLLRDLSDLDSLPWVVIGDFNEILNSSEKIEGPVQAEQQMRGFRDALGYGDLLDLGFQGPQSTWWNTETQLRLDRAVCKPAWCDVYGHARLQHLPPSDSDHVPILLHASTAPLTTKKFRHRFKFEAYWLPNPECDVVVNIAWSRDVTGSLMYQVTQKISYTRLELDKWQKRAFKGRQM; encoded by the coding sequence ATGGATATGGATGTGCTTAGTTGGAATTGTAGAGGGATCTGCAACGATACTACAACAAGGGCTTTGAAGGATCTAATCTCTCAAAATCGTCCTCAAATAGTTTTCCTTTGTGAAACCAAAATCAGTTTGTTATCTGATTTTAATGCCCTACGTGCTGCGTTGGGTTTTCCTCATGCTTCTGAAGTATTGAGTAATGGCCTATCTGGTGGTTTGGGGATGTTTTGGACTGATGATGTTCAGGCAACGATCGGGACAGTGTCTGCGCATCATATGGATCTCTTTGCAGATTGCGGCGTTGGAAACCCTCGTTGGAGATTGACGGGGTTTTATGGCTATCCTCGTACAGGTGACCGAGATCGATCTTGGCAATTGTTGAGGGATCTGAGCGACCTTGATTCCTTGCCATGGGTTGTCATtggggatttcaatgaaatcCTCAATAGTAGTGAGAAGATAGAAGGTCCAGTTCAAGCAGAACAACAAATGCGTGGATTCCGTGATGCCCTAGGTTATGGAGACTTACTTGATCTAGGGTTTCAGGGACCTCAATCCACTTGGTGGAATACAGAAACACAACTTCGTTTAGATAGAGCAGTCTGCAAGCCGGCTTGGTGTGATGTTTATGGCCATGCTCGCTTGCAACATCTCCCACCAAGCGATTCTGACCATGTTCCAATCTTATTACATGCAAGTACTGCGCCTTTGACTACGAAGAAGTTTCGTCACCGTTTCAAGTTTGAGGCTTATTGGTTACCGAATCCTGAATGTGATGTAGTGGTGAATATAGCTTGGTCTAGGGATGTTACCGGTTCTCTGATGTACCAGGTTACACAAAAGATCAGTTATACTAGACTGGAGTTGGACAAATGGCAGAAAAGAGCTTTCAAAGGTAGACAGATGTAG